One Periophthalmus magnuspinnatus isolate fPerMag1 chromosome 4, fPerMag1.2.pri, whole genome shotgun sequence genomic window, CCACCTgacaagaaagaaatgtgtaACTCCAGGAGAGGCTGCACCAACATCCATCGTATTATCTTTTACTGAACTGGGGACAGCCAACATTACAGGtacttgctcaaataaacacattaacaGAAGACCAGTTGGTAAATTAAGATACCACTGCCAAACACTAAACTGTGTGTTATCTAGTGACCCGGGAGTTACAAATAGAGGCACAAACAGTCACGTCTCAAATGCATTTGAGAACAAAGCTGCTGACTGCAGGAGAGCACCGGCAGCTCTACCGCCACACTTAGTGGCATGTTGATGAGTATCAGGTCATTGCTGGTCAATGGGCCCCCCATAGCCCCTCTCCTCATCCAGTGGCCCCCTGTACTTCCCTCTCAGTAGTAGAGAGTTGCCGCTGGCACTTGGCCACATTTCCAATGTGCTCCTCACCAACAGAACTAAGAGTACTTTAAATGGACTCATCGTCCCATGAAATGTAGCAGCTGATGACTTTGAACTGGTGAAGAAGTTGCTTTACCATCCAAATAAAGCATAACTGTATAGGCTTTATAACAGAATTGACATTTTGCATATAATATAGCTTCACAaagcaaatgaaatgaaagctAGTAATAATGATTCATTTTCCTCAAAAGCTCGTGCCATTGCATACAGTGAAGCAAGCTGCTGTTCAGATGGCTTCCTGTCAAGCAGGACAAGCAATGATGTAGATGAGAGGAGGAGCCCCGTGGGCTTGGACTTTGTGCGGCGAACTGTTTTGGTGGAGGTACGTTAATCAGTCAGATAAAAATATTGTCTCTTGGTGAAAACTATTCTAGttgtattttctttctcttGCAGCCAGAGGGCCTCCCCAGAGAATATACctacagtgtatttttttgcCCAAATGGTCAGTGTATACACTAATTCCTATATTACCATTTTGATTATTCTTTATGAAGTGTATTTGTTTTCTCAGAGAGAATCCACATTTCAACCCCAAATAAGTATGAGTATCAGTACGTGAAAAAACCAGCCCGGATGAATCACTTCCAGGTGGCTGTGAAGACACACAACGATGCACACTTTGCCCTTTCGCCCAGTCCCCATGATAGTGCAGAGATGATAGAGATTGTACTTGGCGGCAGACAAAACACTCGATCCTGGATTTCTATTGGCAAAATGGGTGACCCCCTCAGTAGTGTTGCAACTCCAAGCATCTTGTCCTGGGATGAGTTCCGGAGCTTTTGGATCAGCTGGAAGGGTGGAATTGTTCAGGTAGGAACTTCTAAATCTTTTTCTTACAATAGTGTCAACCCTACCAAACCCTCCTAGCATCTGTTCTCAGAAATAGAAATTATACGATAAATGGCTTCAttgcaaaatgtaaaagtatagtTTGTACCATGGCGGGCTCATTGGCAGGATACTAAGCACATGGTGTGTGTTTGCGTTAGGAGGACTGGCGCCTCTTTTACTGGCATGCCTTTCTCTAAGGTCACGCTTAACAGGCTGCTGTCACTGTGGACTCTCTGATCAATGACCTGTTGCTTGCATGGCAGTCAGCGATTGGCACACCAGTTACAGGCCCCAACATTAGCTGCGCATCATTCACCAAAGGGAGCAATTATAAGAGCTCCACTTGATACACTACTACACTCTAATAGGATTCATTTTCTTCCAGCGaccatgttttttttggcaTCTATAACTTGAGAGCCTCTTTGATGACTTCAAAGTAAACTTGTGTGGCTCACTTTTATTTAGTTCTGTGTCAAAGGTAGCTTTACTTAtactaaaatgtgttaaattcaTTATTTGGCCCAGATAAGAACATAACCAAAATTATAGAAATCAAAATGATCTTAATAGACTGTATTTGGTTTTGTTAGGTTGGCCATGGTTTGCAGCCATCTAATGACTCAGTAATTCTCTATTGGGCTGGTCATAGTGCGGGACAGGTTTGTATGTTTCtttaaattgattttcttttgggTGTCAATTTTATACCTATCATTTGATCTTTTATCTAGGTGCGTCACATTGGCTTCTCAACAGGTTGGGGTTCAGTTGGAGAGTTTAAGATCTGGAAAAAGGAGGACTCAGAGGAAAACCACAATGAAGCATTCACTCTTGGTGTTCCACACAACGTGGTCCCTGGATCTGAGCGAGCCACAGCCTTTATGATtggtttgtgtgtaaatgtgatatTTAATATACCTTCTTATGGTTTTAAGAAATACAACAGACATTGTTTTGTCCACTCAGGGGATGTCATGGGACCAACTTTAAATAACCTGGATAAGCTGTTGCGGTTGCCATTTGGATGTGGCGAGCAGAACATGATCCACTTTGCTCCCAATGTTTTCGTCCTCAAGTATCTACAGAAAACACGGCAGCTCAGCTTGGATGTTGAAAGTGAAGCTACTGATTACCTCCTCCAAGGTAGTGAATTCATAGAATTTAATAGACCTGATATTTGCATTATGTCAGATAAATTACtattgaataaaaatgttatattgtaatttaatttaGACACATCCTGGAGATTAAATCAGACTTAAACATTTGTTGAATGGATTTTGtgaatattgttcaaatagTTGAAATAACTCTGTTAGGTTGCATGTTTTGATTTCACTActtcttacatttttttttttttcaggctaCCAGCGACAGCTGACCTACAAACGTCAGGATGGATCGTACAGTGCCTTTGGAGAAAGAGATTCCTCTGGCAGCATGTGGTAAGTTTCTGGAGTGTACCTATGCAAATAATGTGCTGTGTTGTAGCTGTCCTTATTGAACTGGAAGATCTCATCTCATTTATAAACTATTGGGTGTATCACAGGGACATTGAGAAAGCATGTAATCATAAACACAAATGAGACAGTTTTATTCCaatagttatttattattaagaaTGTCCATTGCTTTTGTTGTCTGAGTTCCTTGGAAACTTGTGAAGATGTAATTAGCTGTGGTTTGCAGTTGCATTTGAAGACCAGGGCAACAGTGTGTTGTGGTCAACACAGATGGTGAACCTTTTATAAACCTGCAGCATTACGCTTTATGAATTAATTGCACCCAAAGCAAGCAAACGTTAAGCATTGGTTCCAATGTTCACAAGTTTAGCCACAAGTTAATGCCCATTTAAATGCCctattcagtgtttttctacAGCCCATAAAATGTGCCGCTGTGGTAATCGACAGGATGTAATAAAATGATTACAAAACAGATACAACATGGCAATACAATTTTTTATTGCTTGCCGTATCCAAGTCTTTTTAACACCTAATGGATCAAAAACATTTATAGTAGTTCACTTCCTCTTTATAAATTagagttgcatttatttttactgctttacGCTTAGGAACATGTTGGGGAAATAATTCAAGGTGAGAGGCAGAATACTCTGGAGGTTTATTAAACATCAGTATGAGAGCCGAAGACATGAACACTCAACACATCAGGGTAGAATTGTCCTTTCAAGTTCAGCCCTGCTTCATTGTGTATTGTATCCTCTGATGACATAGGTCATAGAAAAAGCTATTCATACAGAAATACCGACAAGAACTGCGCAGGAGGTGGCTTTAGTATGGCTGTGCattatgaaaaacagaattcatactaaaataaattgGGGTCTTCTTTGTAACCACTGAGTTGGCCTGTACATTCACTCTTCATTCTTTGGCCTACATGTTGAGGCTGGCATGGCATTTGAGCCTGATCTGACAGTTTTAACAGTTTGTGAGTTGGGGGAGCTGAATACAAGAGATCGAAAGCTCAAGTAAAgtaaaggtacactttattgtccccatagggaaatttgtcctctacatttAACCATCTTTCAATGCCACTGGAGTCAGAAGTGGGTCAAACTGTGTAGCAACCAGGAACCCATTTTCatatcttgagctaggcttggtcagaactagcaggaggattttacctattggtTATTTTTGGGTATCTACTATGCTGAACAGTCACCTACCATACCTGCCTGCTTTCTTTTTACGAACGATATTGTCTATGCATCATGCCTATGTGACATCTAACAACAGCTCAGCAATCCTTAACAGCCTACAAACCCATGTAAGTCTATTCCAATGTTCGTCTTTGGGAAAAACTGTGGCTGAGTGGTTAGCACccatgcctcacagcaaaaaCGTTCCGAGTTTGACTCCCAAGTTACCTGGTCCTTTCTGTGTCTTCCCTTGTATGGGTGGGAAGACAATTTGGTTACCCCATcaccccaaaacatgcacaataggtaaaatcctgcAGCTAACATAGACCTGACCAAGCCTATCTCAAGATTTGGAGATGGATACCTGGGCACTACACTGACAGGTTGCCCCGACTGCAAGGACACTGAAGTGTACGTTACCTCATAGAAGAACATGTCATCACTCAGTTTTATCATCCCCTCACTGGCTATCAGTGGAATTTTGAATGGATTTTAAACATAGTCTTTTGCGCTTTTAGAGGGTTGCACAGTCAAGCcgtgaaaagtgctatacaaataaaatgcacttactcacaaaaacatacagtgtGGGCGCACTGCTACTCCCCAGTATTAAAAAATAACCATTCACATAGTTTGATATCTTTCTTTTCAGCCCAATATCTCAAACCGTGACAATGTATTTCTTGAAATTATAAAATATTCTAGCAGGCATTACAACTTTACAGGAATGAATTGCCTCCAGATTGAAGTCGGGAAAAATGTAATGCTTCAGTTTTATGAGAGAAGACTCTTTTTCTTGCTCATCTCCCCTGGTGCTCACTGCTCACAGTTGTATTGGGAAAGGAGAACATGACCCCCTTGTTTATTTCTTAATTTCCATTGAGTAACATGTTTTAATGGAAGTAGCATACCTGATCTTCTATGTCACTGgttgtaaaataatacattattatcattatgatTCTGAAGGTAATTTGGAAAATTGTTTACTAATGGGGTCTGTTGTTATAGTTAAATGTTTGTTGACTTAGCAGTTCCCCCTGGAACTTTATGATTTTTCTTCTATTACCTTTTTGAACATATTGGCATCTTCATGATTGTTTACAGTCTGACATTTCTCCAGGTTAACTGCCTTTGTTTTGAAGTCCTTTGCTCAGTCCCggagttttattttcattgaccCTGAAGAGCTACGTTCGGCTAAGTCATGGCTTATTAAGCACCAGCATGAAGATGGCTCCTTTCCTGCCATGGGTCGCATCCTCAACAAAGACCTCCAGGCAAGTTTCATGTGTTTATGTTAACAAAGCACACGATGCCTTGAGAATTATTGTGTTTACTTACTAACCTCCGGCCATTTGGTCAAATGTATATGATTTACCACAGGGAGGTATCCACGGAAAGATTTCACTTACAGCGTACGTGGTGGCAGCTCTCTTAGAGACAGGAATAACAACAGAGGTGCGTGTGCAAAAAATGTTTCATTAATTTTATAATCATAACATTGAAAAGAGACTGTGAGGCGAAtggaaaaagtaaagtattgatAATTTGTTGTGCAATACTGCTACTTACTGCTACCTCATCATCGtgtgtaatatttaatatttaagtgTTATTAGAGTTTTAAATTGCATACTACTTTTCAACCTTTTTTACTTGAACCCGAGAGCCCTGCACTACAACTTCAATGTGTGTAAACatttctgtgtgtataaatggcAAATACATTGAATATTAATTCAAGAATGATTACACATCCTATACTACAACTAGTGACTATGCAAGACTTCAACCAAATACAGAGTATGTCCAATGGTGTATAATTCCGCTATAAAGGATCACAAGCTAGTACTAATGTTCACTGGTCCAAGATAAATGAAGAGTCCACCAAGAAGAGCATGTGCCAACTATATAAGGCAGTGCACATATCATTGCCAACGCAAAGCTATAAACACTATACTAGCTTTGCTTTTAATTCATGCACACTAAAAATGACACATCTTTCCAGGAAGAGAAGGTGGCAGTGACTAAAGCCAAGGATTTCCTGGAGAGTAACATTTATTCTGCTGATGATCCTTACACCACAGCCCTGTCTGCGTATGCTCTAGCACTGTTACGGAGTCCATATGCCCCATTGGCTTTGCGTCGTCTCAATCACATGGCCATCACACAAGGTACTCTCAACTTCGCCAAGTAGTACAGAGAACCAGCTGAATCTGTGCACATGCACTCTAAACTGCTACATGCACAGTTTAGTTTATGTTTGGTTTGTTATTTCAGATGGACTGACCCACTGGAGTTTGACTGGCAGCACCATGACAGACGAGGACACATTCATGGGCTTTAACGATGGCCTTTCCCAATCGGGTATTTCAAAGTGCCTAAAATGTTGTACAGTAGATGGTTTTTTTCCTATAACTAACAGCTAAATGCTTCTCTTCCTCAGTGGTGTCCGCAGAGGTGGAGATGACAGCCTATGGTCTTCTTACATACACTCTGCTGGGAGATGTGGCCTCTGCTTTGCCTGTGGTCAAATGGCTTTCCAAACAAAGAAATGCCTTGGGTGGCTTTTCCTCCACACAGGTGGAATAAACCtgcaatatataatatttataattattattcacTAAAACTAagtaatattgtttttgtcTAAAATCATTTGGCAGGACACATGTGTGGCTCTGCAGGCTTTGTCAGAGTATGCAATACTGTCCTACATCGGAGGGGTCAATCTCACCATCTCTTTAGCCTCAACCAACCTTGACTTCCAAGAGACATTTGAACTTAACAGGGACAACAAGAAAATCCTTCAAAGTGCCAAGGTAAATACTAttacaaaacttaaaaaaaatatttatatgaaaGTATGAAGATGGTCTTCAGAAATTAGGAAATCACATTGCTGCAGCTATCTTGACCAGTCAATAGCTTTACCTGAAACAGCTCTGTTATAAGTGTGCTCATTTGAGACTGTGCTAGAGTCACTCTGCAGGACATGACCTCCCTCTGTGTTTATTCTGTCATTGCTTACTTATTATTTACAGACGTACTGACACACAACTGGTACTGCTGCAGCCCACAGCTCTTATTCACTTGATAAATGACTTACTTAGCCTGTTCCTGACTTTTTGTTTCAGATCCCCAGCATCCCCACTGGTTTATTTGTGAGTGCCAAAGGAGAAGGGTGCTGCCTTATGCAGGTATTATAGTTTCTACAATGAAACACTGAACATGTTATGTAGTATTATATCAAactaattacattacatttttgcatATTATTTGTTCATATTGGCCAGAACAGAAGTTAATGAACAGAAGCCAGTGCTTTGTTGTCACATACAGTAATAGCAGAAGAGTTATAGTTGCCAGCTGTGTCAGTTCTGCTTCTGCTTTTTCAATAGGATTCTCCTTGGTAAAAACATTTCTTACCTCTTCCTATCtttactttctctctccctcctccctccattccAAATTGTGTGCTTCAACAGGCCCTCAGGCCAGCAGCACCTGGACTATAATGAAATACAAAAGTGCTAACATCAGAAAgctctgcttctgtgtgtgTTGATATTATGGATCTACAGTGCCTTTCATGTACTGGATTTTTATATCAAAACCATAGCtatattttgaattattatgtAGTACATTCATTATTTAGAAGCAATGACCAATTTTAGAACTACATGCCACGTGTATACTTTTGGACTCTTAACCAACACTAGTCTGACACTGGTGTATGTTTGtgggagttttgccatcattgGTGATGTCAGATGCTCATCACAGTTCATGTAAATTATGTGATGCACTTGCAATGGACTAATAGATGGATTTATTTAAGGTAAAGCTGCAGACAATTTCTATGTAAGTTGGTTTAATGTATCCTTTCGTTGTTGAAGATTATTTAGAGTTTTCTGTTTCCACAGATAGATGTGACTTACAATGTCCCAGACCCAGCATCAAAGCCAGCCTTCTATCTGAAGGTGGACCTAAAGGAGGCTCAGGAAAGACATCTCCACGCCCCTCCACCTTTCCGCCACAACAATCCACGACCCCGGAGTCGTGCTGACAACCGCTCTGAACTCAATCGCAAACGCAGAGCTACTGTGGAGGATGATGACCCAGCAGCACACCAGGACAAAATGGACCTCCATGTCTCTTTGGAAGTCTGTGCAAGGTAATTTCCATTTTCATAGAAGGTTGAAAACACATACTGCACAATCTAATTATAACAGGTTGGTTTTGGTTTTAGGTGGCTCCATTCAGGCTCATCCAACATGGCCATCATAGAGGTTCCTATGTTGTCGGGTTTCAGAGCAGATGTGGAAAGCCTGGAGAGGGTATGCACACCAACTTAAACTGTTTTAAACACTAACAGCAACATGCTTATCTGTGTAAATATGGTATGCACACTGAAGATGCAAAATGCATaaacttaatattttgaatCTAATCAATTCCTTCCTTTTTACAGCAAGTGTAGATCAATTGGACAGTGaattcatttgtatttgtatttatataaacagaagTGAGGATGAAGGCAGTGTTGTCTCTCTTGATACAGGTCATCTTCCAAGGTGTCCCACAGACAAATACCCTCATTACTTAAAGGAGGCTGCTCCTGTAAAACAGCTAGTGGTACCTGGGGAGATGTTAAAGCCAACACACTGCTGGTGTGTGTCAGCTGAAGCTGACCTGGGCTCTTGTGGCTGATGGGCTCAGTTTACACCCCTTTGGCCTCCCTTGGAGTTTTACTGCTGCTTACCGGACTGCCACTTACATTCCTCAATTTATGGTGGCAGGCTCCCCTCCTGCCTTGTGCTTCATGCTTTCACTGGTGACTTAGTTGTGAATTATTAGTTTGGTGAATAACATCTATTACAGATTCTGTCTCCTATGAGTTATTTCATTTTCCTCCACTGGTTGTCCTCATGTTGGAATATATTGTCACAGCTCTCATTCATGCAAGTGAATGAGCCATTCATTTTACTGGCTCTATCCTGACTCAGTTTATTGCAGACAtgcattttttgtctttattctaACCCATGTAATGAGAGAGCAATTTGTTTACTGTGGCCACCAGGCAAAGTTTACTGTAATCAGCAGATTTATATGaatgcaataaaatacaatgaaaatggcagaaaatctactactaccactaaatCTGTATTAGAAGGCAAAATCAACTTGTGAGTTTCTATCTTTTCAGCTGCTGATGGACAAGAGAGTGGGCCTAAAACGATATGAGTTGAGTGggagaaaagtatttttttactttgatgaggtaagattttagatttttaaattctCTGCTGTATTTTTGGAGTAATTATAATTGAAACAAGTTTCACGTGTGCAAAACATACCTTTCAGATCCCGAGTCAGTGTATTACGTGTGTGGGCTTTCAAGCTGTCAGGGAATACATTGTGGGCAAGACAGCACCCGTACCGGTCAAGATCTATGACTACTATGAACCAGGTGTGCCTCTGATAAATATTCTCTTTAGTAGTTACTGAGCCAAGATGGTCTTTTGGTGATTTATGAAGTTTCTCTTCCTTATGAAATTGaagtggttttatttgtatggcCTATTTTTGGTGAGTGGACGTGTAAACATGTTTTCTGTACCTCTCTTGTGCAGCGTTTGAGGCAACACGCTTTTACAACGTGAGCGAGAGTAGTCCATTGGCTCGGGAGCTGTGTGATGGTCCAACTTGTAACGAGGTAGAGAGTTCAACCAACCAGTGGATAGGTGTGTTTCTTTATGAATGTTTTAAGTACATATGACCCAGTAGATTAATAAACAACATAAGTATTAATTATATTCATTGTTACAGGCTTTGTACAAGGGAACCATTGCAATAACGTGTTTGGGTGTATGGAGGAGGAACAGTTTGAGCGCTGCACTTGCTACAGAGACTGCGGTTATGATGGGGAGCCAGTCTGTGGGTCAGATGGGCAGCTTTACCAGAACCAGTGCCAAATGGACGTTTTTGCCTGTCGAAATAGTACCCAAATCAAGCAGGTCCCAATGTCCCTATGTTCTCACAGTAAGTGCTCACACAAATATGATGTTCTTCATGTTGTTCttgattgtgtattttttcttttaccaccAGACAGAATTACTTGACTTTGCACAGCTGTTCAGGTGTGCTGCTGATTATTGgatgactttttttgtttttggtttggtCCGCCCGCAGCGGCCCCTGCACCCTTGCTTGCTCCGTATTACAGGGCTCTCCAAATGAGAGAGTGCTTTTGTCCAGTCCTTTGAAATCTTTGTCACATTCCTTTCCGACGCACAGCCCAACAACAAAGGAGCCTTCATGTTGTGAAGCAGATTGGGAAAAGACATAGACAAAACTATGGTGGGATTAGACCTGGGAATGTGCCAAATGCTTTGGAAGTATCAAcatcatcattttatttatttatttatgtttttttttttaatgttttgtcttgtttgtttgtaaacAACTGAGGACAAACATGATCTGTTGATCATGTTACTAACtatatgtttgttttcatgtgtgTCTTAGTGGTGACCACAGTTGAGGACAGGACACCAGTGGCAAATCAGGAGACAGAGCAGCCCTCTGTGCCAGTACACACAGGTAGTTTTTAACTGCTGCTCAACCATATTTTCATACACTTGCCGTTTCTAGACTAGTTTCTCCAAACCTTTGTGTCTCAATGGAAAAGCTAAGATAAACTGTGTGTGGTTTcaacatttatgttttttctggtAAAGAGTGAGATCACTGAGTTAAGAAGAAAAGCATCGACAGATGAAAGAGCAAGTGAGGGCAGTTAAAAGGTGAAGGTCAGAGAGGTATCAGCCACAGACAGGTGGAGTGAGCATGACGTCAAGAGCAGAGAATGAAGAAGGAAAAGATGCACATACCACTGCACCCACATCATGGATCTGCATTAGAAAGGAGTCCTGCATTCCATTCACATCAGGAATAAATAGCagtcacatttttgttgtaattaaaCGACTGCATAAGAAAATCGGATACAAACCAAAAATCTGAA contains:
- the cpamd8 gene encoding C3 and PZP-like alpha-2-macroglobulin domain-containing protein 8 isoform X2: MLHWSLLSVLWTLFICSRSYAQEREGYLVAAPSLFRAGTEESVSVTIFNAKAETRVQVQLSVKGQVVAHGHSSVLDKGTINLKVPSGLRGQAHLKVWGNRHLTAGGYIFHNYTTVTVDSKGTAVFIQTDKPIYKPKHKVFINAYMVNPDLRPVNEKVEAYVLDPRGSRIVQWKSLQSVCCGVVNMSFPLSDQPVFGEWFIFVEVQGHTYNKSFEVQKYVMPKFELVIDPPRYIHDLKSCEQATVRARYTFGKPVTGKLTVNMTVNGVGYYRHEMGQPVIKTMEIKGSANFSLCVRDMMPLDVAEHFRGSVSIWVTVVSVDGTKQTTFDDSTPVHKQLIDIKYSKDTRKQFKPGLPYKGKLEVTYPDGSPADGVKVRVKAELTPKDNVYTTELISKDGLATFEIPSIPAAAQYVWLETKVTSIDDKTVGDQYLPSYLSISSWYSPSRCHIQIQSPSAPLMIGQEAELAIKSTCPCNFTLHYEVASRGNIVLSGQQLANLTTSHRGKRATVTFDKNIHTTPSTSGSGSQAEIDSCVSYLRFPVRHSMAPLSRLLVYYVRENGEGVTDSLQIPVQPSFQNQVSVSLSTNESMPGEPVTMHIHGQKGSCVCVATVDKSMYLIKPGFQITPDKVFQELADFDVSDAFGVPKDDGHFWWPGLSSKRRRRSSVFPWHWDITKDARFAFTEAGLVVMTDMVSLNHRQSGGIYTDEAVPAFQPHTSAIVAATHARSPARAEKRRRTFFPETWVWHCFNISSESGHTELQLDVPDSISTWVTDAIGLSEGSGLGLAKRTELRVYKPFFVDFTLPYSLIRGEQTKVPLTVYNYLPTCSEVHVKISVPKGIKFVGHPGKHHLTRKKCVTPGEAAPTSIVLSFTELGTANITARAIAYSEASCCSDGFLSSRTSNDVDERRSPVGLDFVRRTVLVEPEGLPREYTYSVFFCPNERIHISTPNKYEYQYVKKPARMNHFQVAVKTHNDAHFALSPSPHDSAEMIEIVLGGRQNTRSWISIGKMGDPLSSVATPSILSWDEFRSFWISWKGGIVQVGHGLQPSNDSVILYWAGHSAGQVRHIGFSTGWGSVGEFKIWKKEDSEENHNEAFTLGVPHNVVPGSERATAFMIGDVMGPTLNNLDKLLRLPFGCGEQNMIHFAPNVFVLKYLQKTRQLSLDVESEATDYLLQGYQRQLTYKRQDGSYSAFGERDSSGSMWLTAFVLKSFAQSRSFIFIDPEELRSAKSWLIKHQHEDGSFPAMGRILNKDLQASIHGKISLTAYVVAALLETGITTEEEKVAVTKAKDFLESNIYSADDPYTTALSAYALALLRSPYAPLALRRLNHMAITQDGLTHWSLTGSTMTDEDTFMGFNDGLSQSVVSAEVEMTAYGLLTYTLLGDVASALPVVKWLSKQRNALGGFSSTQDTCVALQALSEYAILSYIGGVNLTISLASTNLDFQETFELNRDNKKILQSAKIPSIPTGLFVSAKGEGCCLMQIDVTYNVPDPASKPAFYLKVDLKEAQERHLHAPPPFRHNNPRPRSRADNRSELNRKRRATVEDDDPAAHQDKMDLHVSLEVCARWLHSGSSNMAIIEVPMLSGFRADVESLERLLMDKRVGLKRYELSGRKVFFYFDEIPSQCITCVGFQAVREYIVGKTAPVPVKIYDYYEPAFEATRFYNVSESSPLARELCDGPTCNEVESSTNQWIGFVQGNHCNNVFGCMEEEQFERCTCYRDCGYDGEPVCGSDGQLYQNQCQMDVFACRNSTQIKQVPMSLCSHMVTTVEDRTPVANQETEQPSVPVHTGEEDQVSIAEVSYYSYEYDTDSEPFLADADTDQLYFPLGVEIESKISTDTQLPTADTRTSPDR
- the cpamd8 gene encoding C3 and PZP-like alpha-2-macroglobulin domain-containing protein 8 isoform X1 — translated: MLHWSLLSVLWTLFICSRSYAQEREGYLVAAPSLFRAGTEESVSVTIFNAKAETRVQVQLSVKGQVVAHGHSSVLDKGTINLKVPSGLRGQAHLKVWGNRHLTAGGYIFHNYTTVTVDSKGTAVFIQTDKPIYKPKHKVFINAYMVNPDLRPVNEKVEAYVLDPRGSRIVQWKSLQSVCCGVVNMSFPLSDQPVFGEWFIFVEVQGHTYNKSFEVQKYVMPKFELVIDPPRYIHDLKSCEQATVRARYTFGKPVTGKLTVNMTVNGVGYYRHEMGQPVIKTMEIKGSANFSLCVRDMMPLDVAEHFRGSVSIWVTVVSVDGTKQTTFDDSTPVHKQLIDIKYSKDTRKQFKPGLPYKGKLEVTYPDGSPADGVKVRVKAELTPKDNVYTTELISKDGLATFEIPSIPAAAQYVWLETKVTSIDDKTVGDQYLPSYLSISSWYSPSRCHIQIQSPSAPLMIGQEAELAIKSTCPCNFTLHYEVASRGNIVLSGQQLANLTTSHRGKRATVTFDKNIHTTPSTSGSGSQAEIDSCVSYLRFPVRHSMAPLSRLLVYYVRENGEGVTDSLQIPVQPSFQNQVSVSLSTNESMPGEPVTMHIHGQKGSCVCVATVDKSMYLIKPGFQITPDKVFQELADFDVSDAFGVPKDDGHFWWPGLSSKRRRRSSVFPWHWDITKDARFAFTEAGLVVMTDMVSLNHRQSGGIYTDEAVPAFQPHTSAIVAATHARSPARAEKRRRTFFPETWVWHCFNISSESGHTELQLDVPDSISTWVTDAIGLSEGSGLGLAKRTELRVYKPFFVDFTLPYSLIRGEQTKVPLTVYNYLPTCSEVHVKISVPKGIKFVGHPGKHHLTRKKCVTPGEAAPTSIVLSFTELGTANITARAIAYSEASCCSDGFLSSRTSNDVDERRSPVGLDFVRRTVLVEPEGLPREYTYSVFFCPNERIHISTPNKYEYQYVKKPARMNHFQVAVKTHNDAHFALSPSPHDSAEMIEIVLGGRQNTRSWISIGKMGDPLSSVATPSILSWDEFRSFWISWKGGIVQVGHGLQPSNDSVILYWAGHSAGQVRHIGFSTGWGSVGEFKIWKKEDSEENHNEAFTLGVPHNVVPGSERATAFMIGDVMGPTLNNLDKLLRLPFGCGEQNMIHFAPNVFVLKYLQKTRQLSLDVESEATDYLLQGYQRQLTYKRQDGSYSAFGERDSSGSMWLTAFVLKSFAQSRSFIFIDPEELRSAKSWLIKHQHEDGSFPAMGRILNKDLQGGIHGKISLTAYVVAALLETGITTEEEKVAVTKAKDFLESNIYSADDPYTTALSAYALALLRSPYAPLALRRLNHMAITQDGLTHWSLTGSTMTDEDTFMGFNDGLSQSVVSAEVEMTAYGLLTYTLLGDVASALPVVKWLSKQRNALGGFSSTQDTCVALQALSEYAILSYIGGVNLTISLASTNLDFQETFELNRDNKKILQSAKIPSIPTGLFVSAKGEGCCLMQIDVTYNVPDPASKPAFYLKVDLKEAQERHLHAPPPFRHNNPRPRSRADNRSELNRKRRATVEDDDPAAHQDKMDLHVSLEVCARWLHSGSSNMAIIEVPMLSGFRADVESLERLLMDKRVGLKRYELSGRKVFFYFDEIPSQCITCVGFQAVREYIVGKTAPVPVKIYDYYEPAFEATRFYNVSESSPLARELCDGPTCNEVESSTNQWIGFVQGNHCNNVFGCMEEEQFERCTCYRDCGYDGEPVCGSDGQLYQNQCQMDVFACRNSTQIKQVPMSLCSHMVTTVEDRTPVANQETEQPSVPVHTGEEDQVSIAEVSYYSYEYDTDSEPFLADADTDQLYFPLGVEIESKISTDTQLPTADTRTSPDR